Proteins from one Mycteria americana isolate JAX WOST 10 ecotype Jacksonville Zoo and Gardens chromosome 1, USCA_MyAme_1.0, whole genome shotgun sequence genomic window:
- the FBXO7 gene encoding F-box only protein 7 has translation MKLRVRLQKRTAPLEVQGAEPTLGELRAQLRGALLPAWGYSSDTEFSITLNRKDALTEDQKTLASYGIVSGDLICLLLEEANGQPNLPPPPPTPPPLQNGHEPSTLIPNKSQADSPKEEGQNEQSDNQKAQVEVQKSDERAGSSLEFPSGLVPEDVDLEEGTGSYPSEPMLCSEAADGEIPHSLEMLYLSAECTSATDALIVLVHLLMMETGYVPQGTEAKAVSMPEKWRGNGVYKLQYTHPLCEEGSAGLTCVPLGDLVAINATLKINKEIKGVKRIQLLPASFVCFQEPEKVAGVYKDLQKLSRLFKDQLVYSLLAAARQALNLPDVFGLVVLPLELKLRIFRLLDVRSLISLSAVCRDLYTASNDQLLWRFMYLRDFRDPIARPRDTDWKELYKKKLKQKKEALRWRHMMFLPPTPHPIPFHPNPFYPNPFPPNPFPSNPIYPPMIIGGEYDERPTLPYVGDPINSLIPGPGEAPGQFPPFRPHFDPIGSLPGANPTLPGRAGPNDRFPPRPSRGRPMDIRRAFI, from the exons tTCTGATACTGAGTTTTCAATAACATTGAACAGAAAAGATGCTCTCACAGAAGATCAGAAGACCTTAGCTTCATATGGGATTGTTTCTGGTGATTTGATATGCTTATTACTAGAAGAAGCAAATGGACAACCCAacctacctcctcctcctcctactCCTCCCCCACTTCAGAATGGTCATGAGCCATCCACCTTGATCCCCAACAAAAGTCAGGCTGACAGTCCAAAAGAAGAAGGGCAGAATGAGCAATCTGACAACCAGAAAGCTCAGGTGGAAGTTCAAAAGAGTGATGAGAGG GCAGGATCCAGCCTAGAATTTCCTTCTGGATTAGTCCCAGAAGATGTTGACTTGGAAGAAGGTACAGGTTCCTATCCCTCCGAACCCATGCTGTGCAGTGAAGCTGCTGATGGTGAAATACCACATTCCTTAGAGATGCTCTACCTTTCTGCTGAGTGTACCAGTGCCACTGATGCCTTGATCGTTCTAGTACATCTTCTCATGATGGAGACGGGCTATGTACCTCAG GGGACAGAAGCCAAGGCAGTGTCTATGCCagagaaatggagaggaaatggTGTTTATAAGCTACAGTACACACATCCCCTTTGTGAAGAAGGTTCTGCTGGTTTGACTTGTGTGCCTTTGGGAGATCTTGTTGCTATTAATG CAACATTAAAAATCAACAAAGAGATTAAAGGTGTTAAGAGAATACAGCTATTGCCAGCATCCTTCGTTTGCTTTCAGGAGCCAG AAAAGGTTGCAGGTGTTTACAAAGACCTTCAGAAATTATCTCGTCTCTTTAAAGACCAGCTGGTTtactctcttctggctgctgccCGACAAG cTCTGAACTTGCCAGATGTGTTTGGCTTAGTGGTCCTTCCTCTTGAGCTCAAGCTTCGGATTTTCAGACTTCTGGATGTCCGTTCACTCatctctctttctgctgtttgccGTGATCTTTACACAGCTTCAAACGACCAGCTTCTATGGAGGTTTATGTACCTGCGAGATTTCCGAG aTCCTATTGCAAGGCCTCGTGACACAGACTGGAAAGAA CTATACAAGAAAAAGTTGAAACAGAAGAAGGAGGCCCTGAGATGGAGGCACATGATGTTTCTGCCCCCTACACCTCATCCAATCCCCTTTCATCCCAACCCATTCTATCCTAATCCTTTTCCTCCCAACCCATTTCCATCAAACCCAATCTATCCCCCAATGATCATTGGTGGAGAATATGATGAGAGACCAACACTTCCATATGTTGGAGACCCAATTAACTCACTCATTCCTGGCCCAGGAGAAGCACCAGGCCAGTTTCCTCCATTCAGACCACATTTTGACCCAATTGGTTCCTTGCCTGGAGCAAACCCTACACTTCCAGGACGAGCTGGTCCCAATGACAGATTTCCACCTAGACCCAGCCGGGGCCGCCCCATGGACATTCGCCGTGCATTCATTTga